ATTGCTTTCGTGGAAGATGCGTGGGTGGTTCGGGCGCCAATCAATGCCGTTGAACTTGTGGCTGAGCGCCCCCGAGGCGAGCAGCACCACATTGAGGTCGCTTCGGCGAATGGCTTCGCCGATGTCTTCGCCCGATTGGAGGAACTGAGGCCACTCGCAGTTCTGGCAAGAGCTGACGGTCAGGACCGGGGTCTTGCTCAATTCCATGTGCAGGTGCTTGACCAGGTTGATCGTTGCGTACTGCTTTCCCAGTTCGGGATGGCGGATGTTACGCACGTAACCTTTCCGTTCCCGCGAAACAGCTTCCACCTGGACGGCGAGGTCAGGGCAGCCCAGGTAGCTGTAGGGAATGCCATTCAGATACCAGGGCATTTCGTCCGAGATATAGCTACCCTCGAACTTCTCACCCCCATCCACTAGGTGGTAGCCTGTGGTGAACCAGTGCGAATCGAAGATCAGTACGGCATCTGGTTTCACTGCCTTGATCCGCTCCCGAAGTCGGGCATATCCCGAGATCAGGTCGGAGTCTGACCCTGCACCTTGCAGCACGCGAAACTCTTCGCACTGCATCAGGCCAGGGTGGTGCGACACCACGGCGGCGCCAACGATTTTTCCCATCGAGAGTCTCCTAGAAGCGGCCATCCAGGCAGCAGATCAGTTGAATTTCTTGCCTGCCCACAGTTGCCGCCGGTCCGCCAGGGGATCGGCAACCACCGCAGAGCGGGTGTCAAAACGCATGGTCGGGCGGGTGGCGAGGTCGTAGCGTGCCCATCCAGGATCGCCGGTTTTGACGAATCGCAGCCAGTGCCCAAACATGGTGTCTGCCAGCGGCTGGTGGCCCTGACCTCCCAGGAAGGGGCCGGCCTGCGTGCTGGCCAGGGTGTTGAAGACGTAAGGCACATCCACCACATGGGCGGCGCCCAGCCGGCCGCCAAAACCCGGCGATTGCCACGCAAACTGGTAGTTCCAGGTCGGAGCGCCTGCTGCGACCCGGTTTTCTGCGTAGCGCTGCGCTGGCATGCGGAACGTGCTGTCGGACTCCAGCGCCGCCAGCATGTCGCCGGGTGATGCGCTGGTACGCACTTGGGCGTAGACATTCGGCGCGTTGGAAGTCAGACCAGCCCCTCCCAGCACACCCGCGAATGCCTGTACTGAGATCCGATCAATGGCGCCGCCAGGCACCAGGTACAAGCGGGCTTCGTCGTCGGTGCTGCCGATCAGCAGCGGAATTGCTGTGTGCGCATGCCGGGTTAGCGAGGCCAGCGGAGGGTCTGTGAGCAGCGTGCCGTCCACCACGGGCAGGTAGGGGGGCTGACCGCCGATACCGCCCCACTTGGCCCGGTCGCGCAAGTCGGCCACCATGCGCTCCGCGCCCGCGACGAGCGCGGCCAGTGGCACACCGGCCAGCGCTTTGGCCGTGGGCTCTACACCCAGCGTTGCGGCGGTCGCCACCGCGATACGGCGGGCCTGCTCAGGGGTCAAGTGGTTCTGTGGTGGGCTCTGTGCGATGGCTTTGTGGAACAGCCCTTTTGCTGCAGGCATGCCCATCAGGGCCATCACACTCTGGGCTCCGGCAGACTGCCCGGCCAGGGTGACGTTGGCGGCATCCCCCCCGAAGGCCGCGATGTTCTGCCGCACCCATTGGAGGGCAGCTATCTGGTCCAGAAAGCCCCGGTTGGGCGGCATGCCTTCGACCCACATGAATCCGTCGATGCCCACGCGGTAATTGACGGTCACCACCACCACACCTGCGCGGGCATAGGCGCTGCCGTCGTACCACGACTCACCAGCGTCCACGCGATAGAAGGCGCCACCAGGCAACCAGACCAGGACCGGCGCGCCCCGGGCGTCGGCGGGGGCCCAGATGTTCAGCGTCAAATCGTCAGCAGCGCCCGACATGCCTCCATCGGCTCCGCGAGAAGGCTGGGGAGGCATGGGCCCTGCGCTGGACGCATCGCGAACGCCCGTCCATGCGGTCACAGGCTGGGGTGCCTTGAACCGGTTGGCCTCCAGGTACGGATTGGCTGCGTAAGGGATGCGCTGGAAAGACAGCACTGGCCCTTGCCTCCGGCCGGCCAGCTTCCCCTGTGCCACGGTCGCGATGGGGGTATCTCCCGTGGCATTGGCAATCGCCGTGGCCGTCGATGACGCGCATCCGCTGAGCGCTATGCCGCCAAAGCCAAGCGCTGCGCAACCCATGAGAAGCTGGCGCCGGGATGTGTTCTCGTTGTTCATTGTTGTCTCCTTGTGATGCGACAAACCCGGCTGAAACTCAACGGTGGCTGAAGCTGGCCTTGAAAGGCCTTTTAGGAATGACCACGTCCTTGACATCGCAGAAGAACTCGAAGCTCCACTCGCCGCCTTCACGGCCGACCCCTGAGCGCTTGATCCCACCAAACGGCGCCGCCAGATCGCGGATGCCGAAGCTGTTGACCCAGATAAAGCCGGTGCGGACTCGCTCGGCCACAGCCACGGCGTGCCCCTGCTCGCCGTAGCACACGCCCCCAAGGCCGTAGTCGGTGCCGTTCGCCATCTCGATGGCTTCTTCATCGGAGCTGAAGGTCTGCAGCGTGAGCACTGGACCAAACACCTCGTTCTGCACGATCTCGTCGTCCTGGCGCAGGTCGGTCAGCATGGTGGGCTGGTAGTACTGCGCGCCGAATGGATGGCGAGCGCCGCCCCACAGCACGCGTGCGCCACCGGCCACGGCCCGGTCCACAAACGCGGCGACACGTTCCAGCTGCCGGGGATGAATCAGCGGCCCCACCTCCGTCGCTTCGTCACGCGGGTCGCCAATGTTGAGCTTCTCCACATAGCCGCGCAGCGCCGCGATGTAGCGGTCGGCGATCGTCTGGTGCACCAGGAAGCGGGTGCCAGCCAGACACACCTGGCCGGCGTTTCGGTACATGAGAGCCCCGGTGGCTGCAGCGCTGTCGATATCGGCGTCTTCCAGCACGATGAAGGCGCTCTTGCCCCCCAACTCCAGGCTGCACGGCACCAAGTTGGCACCGGCAGCCCCCGCGATCCATTTTGCGGTAGGCACCGAGCCCGTGAACGAGATCCGAGCAAGGCGCGGGTCGCTGACCAGCTTGGCGCCGGTCTTTGCGCCGCTTCCTTGCACCACGTTGAACACACCAGGGGGCAGGCCCGCAGCGTGGGCCGCATCGGCCAGCAGCGAACAGGTCAAGGGCGCCCACTCTGGTGGCTTGAGCACACAGGTATTGCCCGATGCCAGTGCGGGGCCCAACTTCCAGGTGGACAGCATGAGCGGCGCGTTCCACGGGGTGATGATGGCAACCACGCCCGCCGGGTCATGCCGAACCAGATGGGTGGCTTGCTCCGTTTCCAGCGTGCGATCTTGCAGCCCCAGCGCACGTTCCGCAAACCACTTGATATTCAGCATGGCGCGTGGGGCCACGCCGTGGCGCATGCGCGAGAGGAGCACCCCTGCATCGTTGCTTTCCAGCTGGCACAAGGCGTCTGCTCGCTTGCCAATCTCTTCAGCAAACCGGTCCAGATAGGGCTTGCGGCCCTCGGCCCCCAGCGCTGCCCAGGCCGAAAATGCGCGTTGCGCCGCCTGAATCGCCTGGTCCACATGCTCGGCAAGACCTTCCGACACTTGGCCCAGCAAGTGTTGGTCAATCGGGCAATGCAGCTCGAAGGTTTCGGTAGAACCTATTCTTTGGCCGTCGATGTAGTGGTCTGGTGAAACGGGGATGCCGGCCACGACCAGGGGTGCGCTATTCATTGGGATTCCCATCCATGTTGGAAAAAGAAGAAGACGATCAGGGCAGCAACTTGCCGGGGTTGAGCAAGCCATGCGGATCGAGCGCAGCTTTGATGCGGCGCATCAGGTCGATCTCCACGGGCGACTTGTAGCGAGCCGACTCGTCGCGGCGGAGCACGCCGAGCCCGTGCTCTGCAGAGATGGAGCCGCCACGCGCATGCACTGCGTCGTGAACCAATCGATTCATCGCTGGCTCCAGTGCCAGAAATTCTGCGGGGGAGGCACCCTCGACAGGAGACAGGTTGTAGTGCAGGTTTCCGTCGCCCAAATGGCCAAAGACCACGAGGCGGACCCCACTGGACTGCGCCCGGATGGCCGCATCGGTGGACCCAATGAACTCGGCAATGCGCGACGCAGGCAGCGAAATGTCGTGCTTGATGGTTTTGCCTTCGGCTCCTTGCGCCTCGGAGATGTTCTCGCGCAGCGCCCACAGGGTCTGCAACTGCGACAAGTTGGAAGACAGCGCTGCGTCTGTGATCAAAGACTGGTCGAACGCAGCCTCCAGCAGCGACTCCATGCTGGAGGTGGCCTGCGCGTCATCCAGCTCCCCGGACAGCTCCAGCAGCACGTACCACGGACTGCGCTCTGCAAACGGAATGCGGCTTCCCGGAACATGCTTCTCGACCAGTTGCAGGCAGGTGTCGCTCATCAACTCGAACGCGGTGAGCGCGGCACCCAGGCGCGCCTGCGCGAAGGTCAGCAGCTCGACCGCTTGTGCGG
This Acidovorax sp. 106 DNA region includes the following protein-coding sequences:
- a CDS encoding extradiol ring-cleavage dioxygenase, whose product is MGKIVGAAVVSHHPGLMQCEEFRVLQGAGSDSDLISGYARLRERIKAVKPDAVLIFDSHWFTTGYHLVDGGEKFEGSYISDEMPWYLNGIPYSYLGCPDLAVQVEAVSRERKGYVRNIRHPELGKQYATINLVKHLHMELSKTPVLTVSSCQNCEWPQFLQSGEDIGEAIRRSDLNVVLLASGALSHKFNGIDWRPNHPRIFHESNVSRPENIESDKAAIELMRQGRHDEILARWDDDYRRKPWEAFGAHYLQMLGAMGGAACRAKGEPLSAYENARGTGNIHVWFDVSEAASQGDADAAGQLAAA
- a CDS encoding carboxylesterase/lipase family protein; translated protein: MNNENTSRRQLLMGCAALGFGGIALSGCASSTATAIANATGDTPIATVAQGKLAGRRQGPVLSFQRIPYAANPYLEANRFKAPQPVTAWTGVRDASSAGPMPPQPSRGADGGMSGAADDLTLNIWAPADARGAPVLVWLPGGAFYRVDAGESWYDGSAYARAGVVVVTVNYRVGIDGFMWVEGMPPNRGFLDQIAALQWVRQNIAAFGGDAANVTLAGQSAGAQSVMALMGMPAAKGLFHKAIAQSPPQNHLTPEQARRIAVATAATLGVEPTAKALAGVPLAALVAGAERMVADLRDRAKWGGIGGQPPYLPVVDGTLLTDPPLASLTRHAHTAIPLLIGSTDDEARLYLVPGGAIDRISVQAFAGVLGGAGLTSNAPNVYAQVRTSASPGDMLAALESDSTFRMPAQRYAENRVAAGAPTWNYQFAWQSPGFGGRLGAAHVVDVPYVFNTLASTQAGPFLGGQGHQPLADTMFGHWLRFVKTGDPGWARYDLATRPTMRFDTRSAVVADPLADRRQLWAGKKFN
- a CDS encoding aldehyde dehydrogenase family protein, encoding MNSAPLVVAGIPVSPDHYIDGQRIGSTETFELHCPIDQHLLGQVSEGLAEHVDQAIQAAQRAFSAWAALGAEGRKPYLDRFAEEIGKRADALCQLESNDAGVLLSRMRHGVAPRAMLNIKWFAERALGLQDRTLETEQATHLVRHDPAGVVAIITPWNAPLMLSTWKLGPALASGNTCVLKPPEWAPLTCSLLADAAHAAGLPPGVFNVVQGSGAKTGAKLVSDPRLARISFTGSVPTAKWIAGAAGANLVPCSLELGGKSAFIVLEDADIDSAAATGALMYRNAGQVCLAGTRFLVHQTIADRYIAALRGYVEKLNIGDPRDEATEVGPLIHPRQLERVAAFVDRAVAGGARVLWGGARHPFGAQYYQPTMLTDLRQDDEIVQNEVFGPVLTLQTFSSDEEAIEMANGTDYGLGGVCYGEQGHAVAVAERVRTGFIWVNSFGIRDLAAPFGGIKRSGVGREGGEWSFEFFCDVKDVVIPKRPFKASFSHR
- a CDS encoding FAD-binding oxidoreductase, with product MGTELHTALRAAFAGRLFMEAGEMAPFLTDWRGKWTGTALAVVQPDSPQDVAHVMRWCHERRIPVVPQGGNTGLSGGATPDASGRSVVLSLSRLQSVRSVDLQNNTVTVDAGVTLLALQEAAQAQGRMFPLSLAAEGSCTIGGNLASNAGGVQVLRYGNARELCLGLEVVTAEGELWNGLRGLRKDNTGYDLRDLYIGSEGTLGIITGATLKLFPPPRSQVVACMAVPAPAQAVELLTFAQARLGAALTAFELMSDTCLQLVEKHVPGSRIPFAERSPWYVLLELSGELDDAQATSSMESLLEAAFDQSLITDAALSSNLSQLQTLWALRENISEAQGAEGKTIKHDISLPASRIAEFIGSTDAAIRAQSSGVRLVVFGHLGDGNLHYNLSPVEGASPAEFLALEPAMNRLVHDAVHARGGSISAEHGLGVLRRDESARYKSPVEIDLMRRIKAALDPHGLLNPGKLLP